The proteins below come from a single Magallana gigas chromosome 10, xbMagGiga1.1, whole genome shotgun sequence genomic window:
- the LOC117683740 gene encoding uncharacterized protein isoform X1, whose amino-acid sequence METASIPSKVHQCSKCPGDTEYYCLSCPCDLCPQCKENHVKDLQTIDHDVVSHRDKINYIPTQEICLRHPSHVYIKYCEPCQVPVCYHCTQHRNHRQLVITTSYNTKQQQHRGTIHTIRSEALFYRPVLLPRIKTDFKTCRTEFSLYQSEMLTKAQTLEHLIDYIQKDFMCNVFCDFDFKHRCLKQKKEMTIHIVSLQRYVYIYEQRRVIRPLQFLSSIKTALPQIHPTLHTSQLSMTESLNKEDVMESLSAIQITERGNRRVGNQCLLKLTSAPEFHQSLTVTGVDRCYHISCVTSDLVWVSDEDNLILTDTIGVPLHRVEDSCSDGGIHTVNSESELIYIDMYDNINKLSKDMKTTTTFIERTDSTWRPWCVYWSPSTGDLLVGMCYRHKWTGKVTRYNQSGQLTQTIQHDNTGRGLYRQPNYITENNNGDVVVSDYIYPSGAVMVTERGGRHRFSYTGPPSGSRLDPRGGRHRFSYTGPPSGSRLDPYGGRHRFSYTGRPSGSGLNPRGICTDALSHILVWDDITKTVQMLDKDGQFLSHLLTESQEMGEPWDLSYDVNTHRLWVGSGDNNKLCVYRYITRQDALTDEHRPRPDGEAMFSSSAVEWR is encoded by the exons ATGGAAACAGCAAGCATTCCAAGTAAAGTACATCAGTGTTCTAAGTGTCCGGGGGACACAGAGTACTATTGTTTATCAtgtccatgtgatctgtgtccccagtgtaaagagaaccatgtaaaagatctccaaacgatagaccatgatgttgtgtcacaccgtgataaaatcaactacatccCAACACAAGAGATCTGTTTGAGACATCCTAGCCATGTTTATATAAAGTACTGTGAACCGTGTCAAGTTCCTGTCTGTTACCATTGCACACAGCATAGAAATCACCGACAATTAGTTATTACAACATCCTATAACACAAAGcaacaacaacacagaggaaccattcacaccatcagaagtgaggctctcttttacagacctgttctcctgccacgaatcaaaactgatttcaaaacctGTCGCACAGAATTCTCCCTCTatcaatcagagatgttaacaaaggcccagACACTGGAGCATCTCATTGACTATATACAAAAAGATTTCATGTGTAATGTGTTCtgtgactttgatttcaaacacagatgtttaaaacagaagaaagaAATGACCATACATATTGTCAGCCTACAGagatatgtatacatatatgaaCAGAGGAGAGTAATCAGACCGCTACAATTCCTCTCCTCCATAAAGACAGCCCTCCCCCAGATACATCCtacactccacaccagccagctctccatgactgagtcactcaacaaggaggatgtgatggagtcactgagtgcaatccaaatcactgagagaggaaaccgacgcgtaggaaaccagtgtctgctgaaactgacgtctgCTCCTGAGttccatcaatctctcacagtgacaggtgttgatcgttgttatcacatttcctgtgtgacatcagacctgGTCTGGGTTAGTGATGAAGACAATCTCATCTTAACAGACACAataggtgtccctctacatcgtgtggaggattcatgTAGTGATGGAGGAAtccacacagtgaacagtgagagtgaactgatttatatagatatgtatgataacatcaacaaactgtcaaaggatatgaaaacaaccaccacatttatagagagaacagactctacatggagaccatggtgtgtgtactggtccccgtccactggggatctactggtcgggatgtgTTATAGACATAAATggacaggcaaggtaacccggtacaaccagagtggacaactcacacaaaccatacaaCACGACAACACAGGACGGGGACTGTATAGACAACctaactatataacagagaacaacaatggggatgtcgtggtgtctgactatATATATCCGTCTGGTGCTGTaatggtgacagagcgtggaggaagacatcgtttctcctacacaggacctcCATCAGGATCACGACTAGATCcacgtggaggaagacatcgtttctcctacacaggacctcCATCAGGATCACGACTAGATCCAtatggaggaagacatcgtttctcctacacaggacgtccatcaggatcaggactaaatccacgtggaatctgtactgacgcgctgtcacacatcctggtgtgggATGATATAACcaaaacagtacagatgttggacaaggacggtcagttcctgtcacatctactgacagAATCACAAGAGATGGGTGAACCATGGgacctgagttatgatgtcaacactcaccgtctctgggtcggatcagggGACAACAACAAGTtgtgtgtctacaggtatatcaccagacaggacgctctgacag atgaacacagacCCCGTCCTGATGGGGAGGCCATGTTCAGCTCATCAGCCGTAGAATGGAGATAG
- the LOC117683740 gene encoding uncharacterized protein isoform X2 gives MFLDKRHVMESLREIATPGTDTPQQGNQCLLKLMSLPKLLHSLTVTGVGSCCHISCVTSDLVWVSDNICNLILTDTTGVPLHRVKGSCSDGGFHTVNSENELIYIDRNYNINKLSKDMKTTTTFIERTDSTWRPRCVYWSPSTGDLLIGMCYRHTDTGKVTRYNQSGQQTQTIQHDNTGRGLYRKPNYITENNNGDVVVSDSKDDLSGAVTVTERGGRHRFSYTGRPSGSRLDPHGICTDALSHILVCDGKTKTVQMLDKDGQFLSHLLTKSQEMGEPQGLSYDVNTHRLWVGSRLDPHGICTDALSHILVCDGKTKTVQMLDKDGQFLSHLLTKSQEMGEPQGLSYDVNTHRLWVGSRDNNKVCVYRYIIRQDALTDEHRPRPDGEAMFSSSAVEWR, from the exons ATGTTTCTAGATAAACGtcatgtgatggagtcactgagagAAATCGCAACCCCAGGGACAGATACACCACAgcaaggaaaccagtgtctgctgaaactgatgtcTCTCCCCAAATTACTTCACtctctcacagtgacaggtgttgGTAGTTGTtgtcacatttcctgtgtgacatcagacctggtctgggtcagtgataaTATATGCAATCTCATCTtaacagacacaacaggtgtccctctacatcgtgtgaaGGGTTCATGTAGTGATGGAGGATttcacacagtgaacagtgagaatgaactgatttatatagataggaattataacatcaacaaactgtcaaaggatatgaaaacaaccaccacatttatagagagaacagactctacatggagaccacggtgtgtgtactggtccccgtccactggggatctactgatCGGGATGTGTTATAGACATACAGacacaggcaaggtaacccggtacaaccagagtggacaacaGACACAGACCATACAACACGACAACACAGGACGGGGACTGTATAGAAAACctaactatataacagagaacaacaatggggatgtcgtggtgtctgactctAAAGACGATCTGTCTGGTGCTGTAacggtgacagagcgtggaggaagacatcgtttctcctacacaggacgtCCATCAGGATCACGACTAGATCCAcatggaatctgtactgacgcgctgtcacacatcctggtgtgtgatggtaaaaccaaaacagtacagatgttggacaaggacggtcagttcctgtcacatctactgacaaaATCACAAGAGATGGGTGAACCACAgggcctgagttatgatgtcaacactcaccgtctctgggtcggatcacgACTAGATCCAcatggaatctgtactgacgcgctgtcacacatcctggtgtgtgatggtaaaaccaaaacagtacagatgttggacaaggacggtcagttcctgtcacatctactgacaaaATCACAAGAGATGGGTGAACCACAgggcctgagttatgatgtcaacactcaccgtctctgggtcggatcacgggacaacaacaaggtgtgtgtctacaggtatatcatcagacaggacgctctgacag atgaacacagacCCCGTCCTGATGGGGAGGCCATGTTCAGCTCATCAGCCGTAGAATGGAGATAG